The Lepeophtheirus salmonis chromosome 6, UVic_Lsal_1.4, whole genome shotgun sequence DNA window AGAACATGCAACTCAAATTTACAAACTTCAGACTCGATTGGAACTcgaatttaaatgtttaatatattctttatttcaaatgattatttaagcgccatatatatatttaaatgtttgaattttaatattgattctGAAAATTTTGCATTGAGTTCGTATTTACAACTCGAGCTCCAGTCTACTTAAAATGAATCTTTAGACTTAGTGGAAAAAAACCTCGGGATTGTACTTGAACACTAGACTTTAGTGAATACCTCTGATTTGTTAGACAGACACATTTCCTTTGACTCATTTACCAACACATTCCGAGCATGAAATCTTACTAAAaatccttcatatttttttaaatggctcaTGGAAGAATATAGTTGTcagttaaacaaaattaattttaacttcttCATATGTAGGCTAGTCTTGGTTCTAAATTTTTTGGtgatcttcaaaaaaaaattatttgatataattttatattaggtAGCTACATATGCAATTTCTTAACATTTTTGGAggtattttaaaagttctaaaAGTAGAGGGCAAGTCCCCAATGCACTCCTTAAAACCAACCCTGTGGCATTTACTTCAAGACTGATTACAGATTGaacaatgtacattttttacatgAGGTGGTATAAAAAGACGTCAACGTGAAGATGACTGCACtcttaaataaaagctagtgaTTTCTATCTAGCTCAGGGGCCACCAACACTTTTAAAGCTACTTTAAGATTCCTAAAATACTTGAGGGCTACctgctcaaaaaaaatatataaatgaatctaGAAATTAAAAgcctataatatttttcagtgGGCGACTGGGTACCCGCGGGCATATGGTTGATGACACttagttactcaccaaagtttcagccattttggacgtgcgTTTGTTGTCGAACAGTCGTTTGAGtcagttgatgtgagtgttttttttttgaaaatggtgtcattaaatatttgtttttgaaatggATTCAAATAATAGCAGACATATTAAAGTTTctagtattaaaatttgacgcgtctaatTAATCCAACTCAGAGTAATTGagctaaaaagaaaaagtgggTCGTGAAGAGTTATTTTGCAGATAAAaatgccgagtactatttggatggGTTACAGAGATGCGAGCACCACTttgagaagtgtgtagagtaaCAGGGAGACTatgtccaaaaataaaaattcagaaaaaatttcttCTATCTATgtaggtcagaaacttttcagaccatctTCGTATATTTGTATATGCCGTAATGTGAGTTTTGATGAAACTCAATCCCCAATTTCATAGCTTCTTCCTCATCTCATAGTTGACTGACTACAACTACATGACATATATAATAcgatattatgtacatttgttTTAGCTAGTCACACTCCAATGAACTCGATTTCCTGAACgaagaattaataataacaactactaataacatattatatatattagaattcCGTAGCTGCATGTACCTCCCTCTCATTGTGAGTGAATATGGTTCATGATTCCTTCGTTTCCTCCCTAAGCAAGCACCTGTTGCTGTTTGTGTAATTATGGTATATGGAAGATATTATTGGAAATAATAAGATCCGAAAGCTCTTCCTCACTCTCGCGTACGTGTGCAGCACGCTTGATCCAAAGCAAATGACGTGATGATGCTTATTGCTGCAGCAAGAGGATTCATTCAGTTTCAGGTGATTTTTGCCATGAGTAGTTGTGCTTCTTCATCCTTTCGTGTTTCTAATATTTATAGTCCTACCTCATCTCTGTGCACGTATCTTTATACAAAACTAAAAGCCAAAATTTGTCATTCTTCAAGGgttctatttattattgttctattGTAATTGAAAGGGGGGAATTGTTCAAAATGTATGGATACGTACAAAAATGATCTTATGACAAAGGATGAAGGTATTTTATAATGCAAAATATTGCAGATAGTATctaatagtgttggattcgagtcaaAGTTTTCGAGATTGGATAAGTTTGAGTTTTGGAGAATTTCCACTTGTGCAATCTGGTAGTTTCTTccttttaatacaaaaagttactcatattcttttaataatgaagGAGTGCCTCTAGTTTTTTAGTCTCCTTTTGATTGATATTCATTACTCAGATGTTTCAAGTTTTGATTAACTATTCAAGTTCAAGTAGAGTCGAGTTCGAGTAATATCCATTATGTAGGTACTAATGTTGAGTTTTGTTCTGGAAATTCTTGATCGCTCtgagacatttaaaaataaataaatatattttttttttttgccaagatCGATCTAGACAAAATTCGTTCTTGGACCGAGTCTTAGCACTAATGGATACATATACAAGGAGAATAGGAAATTCCAATAGTTAATATAGAAATGTTGGTTATTTTTGCGCATAATTGTCATGAAATCTAATATTGCCGTGTCAGACtgtttatctatttaaatacgTACACATTTGAAGTAAGAACTATTTAGAGGTAACTAGTTGTTTCTGACCTCGAGCATATAGTATGATGATGAGAGATATGTACCTATTTAACATTCCTGTTCTATGAATTATGCTTCGTCCGTCCCTTCGCTCCTTCTCTCTTAACTTTTTTAACGATCCACTTGTAATTTGAGAAAACGAGTATGTATCCAGTTCTCTGATGTAGTGGCCATGATGATCTCCACTACATcagtgcatattttttaatgtatttattatgatgGTGAAAGATAATTTTGGCTTTTTCTTGAttgatgtatgtacatattatattctcgCTCAAGTAACATTTACCTCTGATGAAACAACACTATGAAATGCTTCAAGTTCATTCCCTCAAACCTCGTAAACAGTTGTCCATTGCTCGAGGTAAACCACACCGTCGACGCTTGaaagagacacaaacttatagCCGATCCTTGGATCGGAGCGAGTCTACGGCCTTAATGAAACatttacattcaaaatttaacagCTGTGTTGAGCTTCGAAACGGATCTCATTCTAATTCTAAGTAGGtatatttaagataatataatatattctcatATAAGCTGAAATTAACATGATGATGATGTatgtagaataatttataaatgtattatttatatgtaggtattgtatataacaaaatattcaaaactttgtAGTAAACTCTACgcataaataatgaaaactatGAATGGCTATTATTGTTGCTTGGTTTAAGATAATTTCCCCGTTTTATTTGCTATTTTCCTCCCCAATTTCTGTAAGGAGCTCTTGAATCCCTTTTTCCCTTCATCCCGGCACAGGGGCGTAGAATGGTCCTGATGACACTCTGATTTCATGCATACATTCCAACTTCTCCGAAGTTGAACATTCCTCTGAAAATTTGACGCTAATTTCTCTGAATCACTTAACCTCCTCTCTCGTAGAACGACTCCCTTTTTCCGTCCCCTCATACTCATACGTGGCGAAATGGAAGTAGGCGAGGGGGACTCATCCTCACTCCATCTATGTGTTCGTTCTGATATGTCGAGCTGATATTGTTCAAATATCTGACTTCCCCTTAGACTCTGAGTCAAATGTGGAATTATTGTCCTTTTAACTCGTCGAGGAGATGAAATCAGCGAGTCTTTGACTCTCATCTCCATTTCCTtgtctttcatttcattttgagtgctttcaagtatataatttgtttcttcttctgTTTCATCAAAGTTTACAACACTGGGAACAGCGGTGGCGGCGTCAATACTCTTTGGATTGGTGGTGGTTTCCGATAGGGTTCGACTCCTTGACTCTTCTGAGAAGAAAGAAATGTAAGGTGAGGATCCAATGGAGGaagttgaactttttttcctattCCTTCTCTGAAAATGTAGGTTTATACATAGATTTTATGTACACTTGAATAATATCTACTTCTTTCTTTGGTCTGTCTTGGTGGTCAGGACAGTTGGGGATGGAGAAGGACCCTCTTCCATCTCCTTCTTGGAGCTTCTCTTTGCCTTCTGAGCTCATCGTTATGAAGGATGACCAGCATGGgctattataatatgtatatatttatcactCATCTGTCTTGATACTGGCTCCTTCGTCCTTATCATTAagtcaataataatagtaataattacttgatttaaaatgtCTACCTTCATATTGTGTACTACTTACGCCTACCCCCCCCCCATCCTTGCCATTACGAGTTACTCTTCTAAACAAATTCACGCTACTCCCATAACTAAATACTAATGTTCATTTGAAGCTTGCGGTGGCAGGTGGAGAGTTACttgtagttatattttatttatctactacatattacacataaaaatattaaaagtcttattattgtatatgtacCTACCTACTACATAAAATTCTTTGTCAAATCCTCTGCGACTATCACCACCTGCTTAAGTTATGACGAGGTGGAGTGGAGGAGTGTtaccattaaaataatatgtaaccaTTATACATATTCTGTCTTCTTTCTCATCCCTTCTTTTACAAATATGGTCATGGCTGATTGATGGATACAATCATGATTATTATATCTATACTAATATGAAGGCATTAGTACCTTTCTATTCCCTAAAAAAATGcgcttcaaaatatataaatacatgttttcaaaaaaaggagAGGCCACTTGCATTTTCATCTTCCTGTTTCTTTTCTCAATAGGTTTGCAGTTCATAGGTACATAATACCATATCGGACTTTCCAATAGCTAATGACATTTTGTCGGtcaaatagattaaataaagtaCCTTTGCTATGGCTGCAAATTTATTTCGTTCTAAACctgtggttctcaaactttttaaagtgTGTTGTCatagtatcaatatttttgaagcaGTTCCGgtaatttttcagaattttttaaatccgtcTATCATGAATagggaaaaattataatagtatattaataatttaagccCTCATGTAGGTACCTAATAATATTCCAATAATAACccttaaaaatgattatatgaGTATCACCATTGcggaaatttgacaaaaaatgaataaatctgTACTAAAGACCCCCCCCCATCTAAATAGGTTTCCCTTGCACTGCAACTTTGATACTACAGCATCTAACTgtcctatgaaaaaaaaatttaaaaaagggagaaaaaccGACCTGtgtttttacttcaataaaataattaatccaattttaaatattaaacacaatgataaaaaaaaaaaaaaatgtatcacgATGAAGCTTTTTCATAACCAATCTTccattggaaatatttttttaatgattggtTCATgcataatatttgtattctctGTTTATAATAGTACTTTCTAGTAATGAAAAtcttatgcaaataaataaaataaaaataccatataacgctaaattattcatttgatgaaaaaatcccctttttgtaaaatttactcAATGTACagtatcaaaaaagtataaaaattacggtggaaaaatatttgctttttatatcatatttattatagttgCCTTGGGTCCATCTAGACGGGGTCCTCCAATTGGTAATCCCTactttataatacatacatctCAACCCATACCAGAAATACAGAATATTTCCAAGAAACATTATTATTAGGTGATGTGACGCTACGCAAAATCTACAGTGTAATACGAACTCCTGATCGACATTGAACATATTCATATTTGAGggtcttaaaaaataagaaaaatgctTAGTGTTGTAGTGTTgattaatatatcattattctgtat harbors:
- the LOC121119444 gene encoding uncharacterized protein, which produces MSSEGKEKLQEGDGRGSFSIPNCPDHQDRPKKERRNRKKSSTSSIGSSPYISFFSEESRSRTLSETTTNPKSIDAATAVPSVVNFDETEEETNYILESTQNEMKDKEMEMRVKDSLISSPRRVKRTIIPHLTQSLRGSQIFEQYQLDISERTHRWSEDESPSPTSISPRMSMRGRKKGVVLRERRLSDSEKLASNFQRNVQLRRSWNVCMKSECHQDHSTPLCRDEGKKGFKSSLQKLGRKIANKTGKLS